cgaccgGCTTCGACACCGTCCATTCGTCCTTCGCATACGTGGCCGGGGGGGCCGTCGTTGTGGTGGATGTCTCGGGCGAGCACTACTCACAGCGCTTCTACCGCGCGAGGCCCACGGCCGTTCCCCTTCTCGCCGTCTCCCCCGTCACGAACACATCCTCGACGCCCATCTCCACGCCGAAAGCGAACGATAGTAGGAATAGGGCGGCCGCCTCCCCGAGAGACTCTCTCTATGGCTCGGCCGACTGGCCCGATTCGCCCTCCTCGAAGACCTGGACGAGCCGCGAGCGCATCAAGGCTGCGACCTGCCTGGCCCTCAGTCGAGATGGACGGTACCTAGCCGTGGGCGAGACGGGCTATGCCCCGCGGGTCCTCATTTTCAGCCTCCAAGATGCCTCCTCCGACACACCTTTAGTGTCCATCAGCGAGCACTCGTTCGGCGTCAGGGCTGTGGCCTGGTCACCCGACACGAAGTACCTCGCGTCTCTGGGTGCGGCAAACGACGGATACCTCTACCTATGGAAGGTCGATCCCCGGACCGGCGCGGTGAAGCTGTTTCAGCAGAACAGGTGCACCTCGTTCGTCAAGGGGATGGTGTGGATGGGGAACAACCTCATCACGCTCGGCGTCCGCCATGTGAAGGTTTGGAGGGTCGAAGACGGATTGGATCCGTCCCCCACGAAACAGAAGTTTCCCAGCGACGGACAGGTTCCCGCTACGCTGCCGCAGGCACagaagccgctgccgggcAGGAACATCCTCCTGGGCTCGATGCTAGAGGCCACCTTCTGCTGCGCGCTTCCAGTGTCGGACGACAAGACCATAATTTGCGCCGAGACGGGGGGCGTGTGCCTCCTGGACGACGCCAACAAGCAGATGAAGCTGGCCAAGGTCTTGGACCTCGGGTTCAGTATTAGCTGCATCTCCGGCCGCGGAGAGAACATCTACATTGGCGGCAAAGAGGGCGAGTTTGCCATCATCAGCCTGGAGAGCATCCTGGCTGGCTCCCCTGAGCCGGCTGTCCACAGCTCTCGGATGGTACCCGGCCTTACCACCATGGGCTTTCTGGCGGAGAACCTCGTGACGATCGACAGCAAGCGATCAATTGATATCTGGAGCCCGGACTACGTGCCGGGCACCCCCAAGAAGGACAGCGAACACATTCCGATTCCTGGTCTCGGCGCTCCCATTGTGGGGATACAAAGACTATCCGCACCGAATAAGCTAGGCGCCAGTTTCTTCACCTGGTCGGGGCAAGGCAGGGTGACTCTCTGGGATCTGGAGGGCATGATACGGTCGACGTTTGACATCCCCATTGATCAGGTCGACATGGGGCCTGAGTCTGACCCGGTCAATCAAGTCGTTGTGGTGAGAGCTACAAATGACGGGAGCCTCTTTATCGCCGGAGACAAGCTAGGCGTTCTCCGGATTGTCGAGGTCTCCACCGGAGAGTGTCTGCTGGAAACCAAAGCACACTCATCTAACTGCCAGGATATCACAGTCCACGAGGGCAAATCGCGGTTCCTCGTGGCGTCCTGCGGCAGGGACCGGACGGTTCAGCTTTTCCATCGCTCGTCCGCAGGCGCGTTTGAGCACTTCCAGACGCTGGAATTCAGCGCCAAGGTTGTGCAGGTTCTCATACCCACTGAGGACAAGATCGTGACGTGTTCGCTCGACCGCACTCTTCAGATTCACGATCTGGTGAGCAAGGAGGGTGAACCCGACGTCATGGCCGCCATTCCATTCAAGGTCATCTCCTTGAAGGCATCCCCGTCATCTATGACGGTTACGCCCGAGGAAAAGACGATATTCGTCTCGCTGTTAGATCGTTCAGTATGCCAGTTCGACTTTACCACCGGACGGCTCTTGACCTCTTTCAAGTGCAACGACGAAGCCGGGATCGATCTGGTCGTCCTCGAATCCCTCACGTACGGCCAGCTTGGGCCGGGCGATTTGACattcctcctcggcctctcCAACACCGACAAGTCCGTGAGAATCTACGATACCCAGTCGGGCTGCTTCATGGACCGCGAATGGGGCCACACCGAAGCAATCAACGGCGTCATCCTGATTGAAAACGAGGAGAACGGGCGGAAGGTTGTCAGTGTGGGCGAAGACGGCACGATCATGATCTGGGCCTTGGACTTCCAAGATCCCAGCGCCGGGTCAAGAACCCGCGACCCTTCTCCGGATAAGACGCCCCAATCGACTGCCACACGACCGCCCCTGAGGCGCGTCCTCTCCAAAGCGGAACTAGCTGAGTTCCAGCGCCCTTCATCATCGTCAGCCACCCCGACCGCCGCAACCAGCACAGCCACCGGCCGCCGCTCATCGCCGCGCGCCTCCAACCGCCGCGCCTCCAAGTTCCACCTCCCCCTCTCATCCGTCCGCACCCCCACGGCAGCAGAGAAACAAACTAGCcccaccagcgccggcgccagcgccatcaTCGATGACAACAACACCCCATCACGCCGTgcctcctccggcggcggcagccgctcAGACGATAGCCCGCCCCCCTCGAGCCCGAAAACGCGCTCGAAATTATACCGCcgtccctccctccccgtcctcggcgccaccccgtcgccctcggcagGCATCGCCAAATCGCGCAAGAGCTCCAGTTCTtaccatcaccaccatcaccatcaccaccgctACGCCcgcgggagcggcggcagcgggggcggcgggggtaGCGGTGGTCATGGCAACGGTAATGgaccgccggcgtcgtcatcgtcctcctcgtcagcTTACGGCTTCGGCAGCCTCAGCATGGCGACGGAGCAGACCTGCCGGCAGCTGCGCGCGTACCGCAAGAAacttgcggcggcgggcgacgcgGGCGGGGCGGCAATCAACGGGGAggtgctggcgcagctggAGGCGGAGTTGAGGTTGACGGTCGCTGCGCTGGGCGAGAGGGCGATGGCAAGTGGGACTGCGACTGGCGCTGGGGGAGATGGAGGGGTTGGCAATGGGGGCGGTAGTGGGCGTGGTGCTGTTGAGAACGGCGATGGGAGTTCGAACAAGGGGAATGGTGCGGTTAGTGCGGGGAAAGATCCAGGTGCGGTGGGAAGGAGGAAGGGTAGCCGAGAAGAAGGTAATcttggaggcggagggggagTCAGCGAGACGGTGCTCAGCGGACTGCTTGACCAGTACAGCGAGCGCTTGGTGTCGATGCTGGACGAGAAGCTGCGGCTGAGGCtgagcgaggaggagagggacgcgccggcgagggagcggccgaggacggccggggaggcgtcgtcgagcaggtccaGCGACGGTCGAGCGGGGAGCTTGAGCAGCGGGACGGTCTGCGAGGAGCCCGAGAGCATGTGATGGCGAAGGCCACACACAACCCCGGCGACTCATTAATGCATGCATCGGTAATGGTGGTGCGGTGATTATTATTGTGGCAGCGGTCGCGAGATACCCTTATTATGTCTGTCTTGCTTTTCTTCTCGTTTTCTATGTACCATAATTACTTGCTCATTCCTCACAGCGCTTCTGGATCATCCATTCCATTTTGTTTCTCACTCTTCTCCTTCCTCTATTCTGGCTCTCACTCTTTACTTCCCTTTCTCTTCTCATCCTCTCTCACTTTTCTCTTCCACCCGCTTCATTCTCATTCTCATTTTCATTGCTCATTCGCATCATCCTCATCATCgtcctcatcatcatcggTATCGTTGGACCGCGGCTCTTTACGGATCGGATCGGATCGGACCGGACCAGCCGCTTCCATCATCAGGGCTTGCAAAGATATCCAGGGTTCAAGCGTACATACAAGGCAGGCAGGGCAAGGAGGGCTAAGACTCAGACAGGGTTAGCTTGGCGTTTCTCGGGTCACTCTGGATCTGGATTGGGAGGGAGGGATTCTTTTGGCTCGCTCTCGCGTGCAGCGCAAAACAGAAGACTTAATTGCGATTCTTCCTTTCTTGTTTCCCCTCTCTTACCGTGGCGATTCTCGCTacctttctttttttcttctttttttttctcctttttttaGGGTCAATCGTGGTGGATTTATTGCGTGCGTTGCAGCGGGTTTTGTGCAAGATATTGCGGATGGATCGGGACTTGCGTTCTGGGACTGCGCAAAGCGAGGCCAGCGAACGTATTACATACCTAAGGTACACACACAGCAGCTTCCGGAATGGCGAaatgggtggtggtggtggtggtgcagcGGGAGGCTTGGTTGGGGAGGGCGGAGGGGGGTCTTGGCGCGCTTGCTttcttgcttgcttgcttaGGTAGTTAACTGGTTGGCAATAGACGTTGCCATGCCGTTAAGGCCGGGTTGGCAACTGGCCGGCCGCCTGTCTGCCTCACCTAGGTAGAGAGGGCAGGAGAGCAATAGACACACTCGGTTGGGTTTTGATCGATCTTTGTCTTGTGGTGCGGTGTCATGTTGGGTGAGATGCCGGTGTGGAAAGGGGGGGTTGTGTGCAAGATGAGCTGGCATTGCGTAGGAGATCTACTCTTCGCCCCGCGTCCCAAGGAATTGTCATTGTAATATACTCTGCCACTGGCCGGTATGATGTGCTTGTCTTCCTGCGATGGCTGCGGAGGAGAGCAGGTACCGCACCAATCTATCCACGTTTAAGTACCTCTAACTGTCATAGATTGTGGAGACGAACAACAAACCACAACCGGATCATGGTTGCAAATTTAGCAGATACACATTTCGTTAGAGGTAGTAAAATGGGTAGGTTTATCTGGCTCCAGAAATCGAGTGCTTGTTGATCTTGCTTCTCACAAGCAGTTGAGAGAGGTTTGCAAGCCCCCTTACAGACAGGACCAGCCACCCTGACAAACGCTGAGGCGCTTGACAAAACAGTTGAAAACTGAACGAAAAAGCCGCTTCAAATGAATTCCATTGGGCTGGTCTGCCATCGCTCGTATACCACGCCTCGCTCCCATTCCATAGCAACAAAATCTTAATCAGGGGTGCTCACAAGGCAAAGAACATCTGGGTATCAGCGTGCTCCAACGACCATGTCTTACTACTCCTTCTTCCCATCCCCCGAACCGTCCCTCTCGCTTTCACTCTGCCTCGTGGCCCTCTCCAGATTCGACCaccgcgcctcggccgccctcgcccggATCTCCCTCGCGCTCAACCCTTCCGTATTCCCCCCGCCACCCAGCACGTAGGTGCCCCCTTCCCACCCGCCATGGTCCATCACCatgccctcctcctccgcgcctCCGGCTTCCCCTCTGGCAGGGGCGtactcctcgtcgccgacggtGCGCCCGCCGTGCTTCCAGTCGGCACGCTCCACCTCGCGCTCGATCTGCTTGCACAGGGCCCAGAACTGGGCGTCGTGCGGGCCGTGCACGTTGTGGGCGAGCTCGTGGCACAGCGTCTTGCGGACGACGCGGTAGTCGCGCCAGCCGTCGTAGGCGTCGGTgcgcaggcgcagctcgATGACCTCGCCGCGGTTGCGGTTGAGGCCCAGGATGCGCGTCACGCCgtcggccgacgccgccgtgtGCGCCGCCGGGTCCATCTCCGTCAGCAGCCCGACGCTGAAGCGGTGCGCGCGCATCGCCGCCCGGATCCCCGGGTCCGCTTTCAGCCGCTCCAGCATGGCCAGACTGCGCGCCGCGTCCGGCAGGTGcggcagcgcccgcagcgTGTGGAAGGTGTAGTTCaggtcgtcggcgctggcgcgctgCGTCGGCGTCAGGCGGGCGtagcgggcgcgggcgagggcgcgctTCGCCTGCCAtgtggcggccgcgtcgcgctGGTGTTGGAGGGCGGCCAGGGTGGAGGTCTGCggggcgaggaggcggagggtCGTGTTGTTGAGGGTGGACAGCGGGAGGGAGGCGTCGTCGGAGAGCGTGTAGAGCTGCTTgaggccgggctggcgctTCTCGAGGAGGGCCTTGCTCTTGGACCAGTCGTACGAGGGGAACTCGAGCGAGAGCGACtggacgaggtgctcgagggTGTCCGATGGCGAGAAGACCCATTTCTGGGCGTGCTTTTCGGGCGGGAATTTGAGCGTGATCTCGACGGGGTGCTCCTCGTCGTTGGAGGGACTAAGTGTAGACGTCTGGGAGTCTTGTGGCGGCGATGGCTCCGTATTGTCCATGATGAATGAATTCAAGAGCGGGGCTTTGCGAGCAAGTTTGGGATGCGAACCGGGTCCTTGGCCCCCAGTTACTTGAGGCACTCTCGTCTACTCTGTACGTGTAAAGGACGGGAGGCGGATGTGCCGGACAACTCCGCTTTCTTTGACGATTTTCGAAGCCGTCTCTGAACAGGAATCCAGGGACAAGACAGCAATTGTCACTGGTCGATGGAAGACTAGAGGGACGCGAAATAGGAATGCAAATGGTCCAGCTGGAAAGCAGTCGCAAGACCAGAACTTGTTGTTAGCTACATTGACAATTCTCCTAAGCGAAGTCGGTAGTGTTGATTATGTAGGTAGCTGTGCGGGCACATGCCGTGATGTCGAATGTTCGATGACGATCCAGAAGCGCACGAGTTTGTAAGACCTGAACAGGATGCTTTGTCATCCGACAGCCATCCGTCCCATCCACAACTAACCTTAACTCAGGTACCTGCCAGGCACCACTAACCACTCACCTGCAGTAGTTCTTCTGTAGGAACAACTCGCTGAATGCCTCATCGCAGGGGTGGCGCTGTGGGAGGTTTCTTCATCAAAAGATACTTTATAAGGCAGTAAGAGGGTTAGAAGTCGTCAAAGACATCAATGCAATGCGAATCCCGGTTCAAGGATTGACGTCAAGCGCCCAGTGCCTCCGAGAGACAAACGATCAACAGATGATGAAACCAGGGTCGATCCACGCGCCCGCAGCATCCGGGAAGGACGTGGGTCCCAATCGGCAGGATCGGCCGAGATGCATCCCGAAACAGTTCCCTGTTTTATTTCGAGGCACGGCGCCGTTGATTGCGCGGGGGCAAACCCTGAAGATCGGTGCGGGGCGGCACATGCagggttattcttaaagaggtcccgccaagactaatttcggaacctgccgcttacaagtatttacaaattgccgcgagggagcggggtcgccacgacttcgagcaacatcaacaacgaagaattgcaaagactcgtagcagcaacttcgtgaaacctcaaccaaattgaaaaaaaaagaaaacgaagttaacccgcaccctaaccttgaccctcaccctaaccataaccctcaccctaaccagcggggggctggcgccgccccccgcacccccggcgaactaacccgtggctaacccgtggcgatagtgcaaaccccttggcggtcttggcggggtactgacgctgtaaaaacattgccgacaattggccgaaattagtcttggcgggacctctttaagatccagcacATGCAGCAGCAGTCAAGTTAGTGGCGGGAACGGTTCCAGTTCCGGGTTGGAGCTCccaggcggcgccgagatGTGTCGGGCAGCTCACAGCGTCGTTTCACGTCAGCTAACCTCCTTCCTGATTGCCGTAACGTTACTCCTAGGCACTGCGACTTACCCCTACAATCAGCACATAGCTCGCTCGCGTTCTGGCACGCGTCGATTTGCTGAGTTGGCCATCGAAAAGAACTAACGATATGGGTCTCGTATTTCTTGATTTCGATGACACCTTGGGAGCCTTTGCCCAAGAAGGGATAGCACATCTCAAGCGGCCAATTTCTCCTGGAGCATCCAGGTACACTACTTGGTGGTTAGCCAGTCAGATCCCACAGGCCTACGGAAATACACTACACTCCACTACATACATAGTGTAAGTTAGCATTTCAAGCATTGGCGGGCCCCTGTCGGCCTCCGTTCCTGGGGTAGCCAGAAACAAGCAGTGCCGCTAAGCTCGCTTGGGAAGCTACCGCGGCCTCAAAGTGCCTGGTGCTCGTGTTTCCAGGTTTCCACTTTCTTAGTGAACTGAACCCCTTGTTACCACCTCCTTGTGTCTTCCGTCgtctcgtcctcctcctcgaccgtcGCTCGTTGGCATTTGAGGAAGGGGCTCAGCAATCCGTACTCTGCGCACCACCTTCCTCAACACCTTCTTGTCGCTCCTTTGGCATACAATTTTTTACTGAATTTTTTGTCCGGCATTTGCTGCTGTGGCCCCTTCTCGCACTCCCTGACGAAAAGGAACCGAACTATTAGACCTTCCTGACTCTCGCCCGTTTTGATAATTGTggtctgctgctgctttcATCATGCTTGTACGTTATCCCACTTTCCGCATCCTTGGACCGCTGTGTGGTGAGCTCGGAACGATCTTGCCGGCCCGCGGGTTTCTGCATCTCAAGCGGGCGGcccaccgcctccgccgccgccgacgtcgatgACGCTGATAGCCATGGCTCATTTGTAGCTTCACTCGGCGCTTCTGGCGCTCGGCGCCaccctcgccgctgccgtgcaACCTCTGGAGGTGAAGGACCAGTACTTCGTCAACCCCAAGACGGGCAATCGCTTCCAGATTGTCGGTGTCGCCTATCAGCCGGGCGGCTCTGCGGGCTACGACAAGGCCAAGGGCCGCGACCCGCTCAGCGATCCGACAATCTGCCTGCGCGatgccgcgctgctgcagatgCTGGGCGTCAACACGATCCGCGTTTACAATGTGAATCCCGATGTCAACCACGATGAGTGCGCCAGCATCTtcaacgccgccggcatgTACATGATCCTCGACGTCAACTCGCCCCTGGTCGGCGAGTCCCTGACCAGCGACAAGCCCTGGGAGTCGTACTATGCCGCATACCTGAACCGCAccttcgccgtcgtcgaggcctTCAAGAACTACCCCAACACCctggccttcttctccggCAACGAGGTCATCAACAACGTGGAGACGGGCGCCACCGTGCCGCCGTACATGCGCGCCGTCACTCGGGACATCAAGAACTACGTCAAGAAGCACACGTCTCGCCCGATTCCTGTCGGCTAttccgccgccgacgtgcGCTCGATCCTGTTTGACACGTACCACTACTTCCAGTGCGCCCTGGAAGGCGACGATGACAACATGAGCATGGGTGATATCTTCGCCCTCAACAGCTACAGCTGGTGCGGCGACAGCAACTTCCACGAGGCTAGCTACGACCAGCTGGTCTCCGGCTTCACGGGCAACTCAGTgcccatcttcttctccGAGTACGGCTGCAacaccccctccccccgtgTCTTCACCGAGGTGCCCACTATCTACGGCCCGCAGATGACGGGCGTCTTCTCCGGCGGGCTTGTGTACGAGTACACGGAGGAGCCCAACAACTACGGGCTTGTCAACATGTCGAGCACCGACGACTCGGCGATCCTCCTGGGCGATTTCGTGACGCTGCACAAGCAGTACGCCAAGCTCAACTTCACCGAGATCCAGGGCCAGAAGCCcggcagctcgtcggcgtcgaaACCCCCCGTCTGCAGCTCCAAGCTCATCACCACCGCGGGCTTCAACAACAACTTCACCCTGCCCAGCCCGCCCCCGGGAGCCCAGGACATCATCGACCACGGCGTCAAGCCGACTCCGAGCGGCAAGCTGGTCGACATCAAGGACTGGACGGTCAAGGTCACCGTCAAGAACGTCGACGGCAGCGTCATCACCAACCTGGCTGTCAAGCCGcttggcgacgacgacatcAACCGTGCGTCTCTCCCAGATTCCACTTACCCTTTCGCTCTTTACAAACCCCCTTCGTTCTTGGATGAGCTACAAGAGACGCTAACAGTGATGCTCCTTCCTTCTTCAGACCCCGGCACCGTCACCGATGTCACCGATAacggcaccagcaccggcacctcgaccgcggccgccgccaccaccagcgaGGACGCCGCTCCCCGGTCGGCCGCCGTGGTGCTCCCTGCCGTGGCCATGGGCGCGCTGGCTGTTGTCGCCGGCTATGCCATCTAAgccttttttcttcttggCTTTCGTGTGTTTGTATCCTCGTGGTGGAGGATACGTTGCCCGCTTGTGGGACCGTCATTGATGACGTTGTTCCTTGGGGTGGGGGATGGGTGGGTGCCAGCCGGCGACTGAGCCCTCGACGGGTGAGCTGTGACCGCGGCTGGGGGCCGGGGAGTGTGGTGTTGTTCATACCCTGTCTATATTTCGTGCTGTATCAAATACATGCATGCAGCCGGGCATGGAGGTAACAAGTGTCTGCTTTTTTATCTTGTGATTGTTTGGTTCTATCATGCGGCATCTGTCATGATCATGTATGATATGATACCACTTTAGCACTTTTTAATCTTGGTTTGTCTGCTGGgtttgctgctgctgtctgTCGGCATGGTTTGCTAGGTTGGTTTTCCTGGAACGAGCATCAGACGGGGCTTCTGCGGATTCGACCCGGTTACATGTACAATTCCTCTGTGCTGTCTCTACTTGTGGCTTTACCGTGTAATTGTTGTTTCTGGCAGACATAGTGAGTGGGAAAAAATGCCTACTAGAAGTCTCAGAAACCCCCTACTTCGGAGTGATCGCTGCCCATGCGCATTGTGTACTCTCCCGCCTAGTCATTGAAGCTCTCAGTCTAGGTAGTTAGAGACTTCAAGCTCAAATCAGCAAGACGTGCCCCCAAACCTCAGCGTCCTGACCCCGTACATTTTCCCACGCTACATAGTACCAGCACCCAAGGTAGTCAGCTACTACTTCTCGCCCGTTGACAGAGTGCGAAACCTTTTGGCAACCCATCTCATTTCGATCACGCGTTGTCCATGGGCTATACTGCAACTCCAACTTGACTGACGCCTTGTACACACCCCGGGTAAAGGTCCGGGACACCGCTACATGGTGAGAACGGCAGCTTTTTGAGTCACCAGCCTCTCAGAAGCAAGCCTTGGCCATGACTCCGGCCATCACCTCCCTGCGCACGACGTGGATGACGCCAAAGTGCGGCACCGTCAGCCGgacgccgccctcctcctcgcgcacGCCGCATCCCAGCTCACCAGCAGGCCCATCCTCCCTCCACACCACATACTCGTGCCGCCCCTCGGCCGCATCCCGCTCAagcgccgccagcctccGCAGCAGCTCAGCACCCGCCCGaccggccgcgtcgtcgcccagcaCGGCCATCGCCTCCAAGCAACCCACCGCGCACCCCACCAGGTGCAGGTCCCCCGGCCGCTGGTGCTCGAGCACGCTGCTGCCATTGCCATTTCCATTGCCAATGCcattgccgccggcgccggcgccggtgccgcccacgcccacgcccacgcgacggcggcggcggtggtggtggtggtgcgcgTGCGCGTCGACGTgagccagcagcagcaccgccgccgccgtcacgcCCATCAGGTCGAACCCCCGGTAGAACAGCGGCACGTGCCGCAGCCGGCTGTACGCGCGGAAGCGCGCGAGCACCTCCCGGCTTGCGTGCACCGCCGTCTGTAGGCTGTAGCCATTGGCGACcagcctcggccagcgccggggTGGGGGGGAtgattgttgttgttgttgttgttgttgttgttgttgttgttggtgccGGTAGTCGAGGTTGAGCATCAAGTAGGGGAAGTGCAGCAGGACCAGCAGGTTGAAGTGCTTGAGCTGGGAGAACAGGCGGGCGGTGGACGTCTtgatctcggccggcgacggcgcggctgTTGTGGCGGGCGACAAGACCCAAAGCTCGGGGGCGGGGAGAGCGCGCATGGCCTGCTTCATTCCGTCGTCGATGTCCAGCGTGTCGCGGTAGGCCTGTTCTAGCTCTGCTTgctcgtcttcttcctccaCGCTGGTCATCACCGCCTCGCGTGGTCGCCGGAACCAGAACCGgccccggcgcaggcgctcaTTCCGAGCCGCGATGCGGCCGGTCAGCACGGCATGCATGTGCTCGACTCTCCGCAGCTCGCTTGCGTGGCcgtccacggcgccggcaagggagctgtcgtcggcgccgacggccgcgggaacgccgagcagcagcgacatGTACCTGTCGCTGTACACAAGCCGGA
The nucleotide sequence above comes from Thermothielavioides terrestris NRRL 8126 chromosome 6, complete sequence. Encoded proteins:
- a CDS encoding glycoside hydrolase family 72 protein (CAZy_ID 269747), encoding MLLHSALLALGATLAAAVQPLEVKDQYFVNPKTGNRFQIVGVAYQPGGSAGYDKAKGRDPLSDPTICLRDAALLQMLGVNTIRVYNVNPDVNHDECASIFNAAGMYMILDVNSPLVGESLTSDKPWESYYAAYLNRTFAVVEAFKNYPNTLAFFSGNEVINNVETGATVPPYMRAVTRDIKNYVKKHTSRPIPVGYSAADVRSILFDTYHYFQCALEGDDDNMSMGDIFALNSYSWCGDSNFHEASYDQLVSGFTGNSVPIFFSEYGCNTPSPRVFTEVPTIYGPQMTGVFSGGLVYEYTEEPNNYGLVNMSSTDDSAILLGDFVTLHKQYAKLNFTEIQGQKPGSSSASKPPVCSSKLITTAGFNNNFTLPSPPPGAQDIIDHGVKPTPSGKLVDIKDWTVKVTVKNVDGSVITNLAVKPLGDDDINHPGTVTDVTDNGTSTGTSTAAAATTSEDAAPRSAAVVLPAVAMGALAVVAGYAI